DNA from Roseomonas gilardii subsp. gilardii:
AGGGCGATTTCGTTCTGGTGAAGCACCGCTACAGCGCCTTCCAGCGCAGCAACCTGGAAAGCCTGATGCGCGCGCGCGGCCGCGACCAGATCATCGTCTGCGGCATCTATGCGCATATCGGCTGCCTGCTGACGGCGGCGGAGGCCTTCATGCGCGACATCGAGCCCTTCTATGTGGCCGATGCGGTGGCCGATTTCTCGCGCGAGAAGCATGACATGGCGCTGCGCTATGTCGCCGATGTCTGCGGCGTGCCGATGACCACCAAGCAGATCCTGGAGGTCCTGTGAATCACGCCCCGCTGACCAAGGAAGGCATGCGCGCCGATATCGCCCGCCTGCTGCACGAGGACCCGTCGGAGATCGGCGACGCGGACAGCCTGATCGACCTGGGCCTCGATTCCATGCGGGCGATGAACCTGCTCCTGCTCTGGAGCGAGCGTGGCCTCGTGCTGGACTTCGGCGAGTTCGCCGAGGAGCTGACGCTGGATGCCTGGTGGGCGATCGTGGAGCGCCGCCAGAAGGCGCAGGCCGCGGGCTGAGATGAGCATGGGCCTTCAGTGGCTGGGGCTGACCGAGGCCCAGGCCGGCCTCTGGTACGCGCAGCGGCTGGACCCGGAGAACCCGGTCTTCAACACGGGGCAGTTCATCGCCCTGCGCGGGAAGCTCGATCTTGATGCCTTCCGCGCCGCGCTCTCCCAGGCTGTGGCGGAGGCCGGGGCGCTGTGCCTGCGCTTCGAGGAACGCGACGGGCAGCCGGCGCAGGCGGTGGACCCCGCCCTGCGGCCGGAGGTCGAGGTGATCGACCTGTCCGGCGACCCGGAGGGCGAGGCGAAGGCCCGTGCCGCCATGCGCCGCGACATGGACACGCCGCGCGGGCTGAAGGGTGAGCCACTGGCGGCGGAGCGGATCTACCGCCTCGGGCCGGAACGGCATCTCTGG
Protein-coding regions in this window:
- a CDS encoding phosphopantetheine-binding protein, producing MNHAPLTKEGMRADIARLLHEDPSEIGDADSLIDLGLDSMRAMNLLLLWSERGLVLDFGEFAEELTLDAWWAIVERRQKAQAAG